Proteins from a genomic interval of Quercus robur chromosome 9, dhQueRobu3.1, whole genome shotgun sequence:
- the LOC126698576 gene encoding regulator of nonsense transcripts UPF3 isoform X2, whose amino-acid sequence MKEPSEKTKVVVRHLPPSLTHSDLSVNIDEKFSGRYNWFFFRPGKYSLKNQRYSRAYIDFKRPEDVFEFAEFFDGHIFVNEKGAQYKVLVEYAPSQKAPKSTTKKDGREGTIYKDPDYLEFLKIIAKPAEHLPSAEIQLERKEAEQAGAAKEAPIVTPLMEYIRQKRAVESGVQGSSVGGKIRRRTGAASTSKPGSSNTKRSSEKKKYILKESAKNTTQKDKSNFIVVARREDQATTSSGKEIYDERGSVSGIPVTADSVKKKYLLLKGKDRGLSNVPEGLLQQGVTLPAGNSPSSTVPKENQRREAGGRLIRNVLLNSDARHSQSSTAVQPHQKIQILNSESGKRPPRPVNARLGPNGLVAKNETNSFGSEGDTKRTADDKFTKKDLQGLGNVSEKQEKRTRNRDRPDRGVWTPLRRSDVSHTSDENLSSSMLHPTQSQCDSVEVSRGEMKDISYGSRNAEATATMSGRNNSVENGSQRHFGRRGAAHITKDDGSVNMSEGKSSRRGVSGHSAHEKQVWVQKPSSGS is encoded by the exons ATGAAAGAGCCATCGGAGAAGACGAAGGTGGTGGTACGGCACCTCCCTCCATCGCTCACGCACTCCGATCTCTCCGTCAACATCGACGAAAAATTCTCCGGCCGCTACAACTGGTTCTTTTTCCGTCCAGGAAAATAcag ccTGAAGAATCAGAGGTATTCTCGAGCCTACATAGACTTCAAGAGGCCTGAAGATGTTTTCGAGTTTGCAGAGTTTTTTGATGGACATATTTTTGTTAATGAGAAGG GTGCTCAGTATAAGGTTTTAGTTGAATATGCTCCTTCACAGAAGGCCCCGAAGTCAACTACTAAGAAGGATGGTCGTGAAGGGACCATATATAAAG ATCCTGATTATCTAGAGTTCCTCAAAATTATTGCAAAGCCGGCTGAGCATCTACCTAGTGCAGAAATACAgttggaaagaaaagaagcagaGCAAGCtg GTGCTGCAAAAGAAGCTCCTATTGTTACGCCACTTATGGAATATATTCGTCAAAAACGAGCCGTTGAGAGTGGAGTCCAG GGTTCATCAGTTGGTGGCAAGATTAGGAGAAGAACTGGGGCTGCATCCACGAGCAAGCCTGGCTCATCTAATACCAAACGAAGCTCtgagaagaaaaag TATATATTGAAGGAAAGTGCCAAGAATACCACTCAAAAGGACAAGTCAAATTTCATTGTAGTGGCTAGGCGAGAGGATCAAGCAACTACTTCAAGtggaaaagaaatatatgatGAGAGAG GTTCTGTTTCTGGAATCCCTGTGACTGCTGACTCTGTAAAGAAGAAGTATCTGCTTCTAAAAGGGAAAGACCGAGGATTATCTAAC GTTCCTGAGGGTTTGTTACAACAGGGTGTAACATTGCCGGCTGGTAATTCTCCATCTTCAACTGTGCCAAAAGAGAATCAGAGGCGGGAGGCTGGTGGGAGGTTGATTAGAAACGTACTTTTAAATAGTGATGCTCGTCATAGTCAATCTTCAACAGCAGTTCAGCCTcatcagaaaattcaaatcttgaATTCAGAAAGTGGTAAGCGACCACCACGGCCAGTCAATGCACGCTTAGGGCCGAATGGTCTTGTAGCTAAAAATGAGACAAACTCCTTTGGTTCTGAAGGGGATACAAAAAGGACTGCAGATGATAAGTTTACGAAAAAGGACTTGCAAGGTTTGGGTAATGTCAGTGAGAAGCAAGAAAAACGTACAAGAAACAGGGATAGACCTGATCGTGGTGTTTGGACTCCTCTTCGCCGATCTGATGTTTCACATACGAGTGATGAGAACTTGTCATCCTCCATGTTGCATCCTACTCAATCACAATGTGATTCAGTTGAAG TTTCCCGTGGAGAAATGAAAGATATTTCTTATGGAAGTAGGAATGCAGAGGCTACAGCCACTATGAGTGGACGTAATAATTCTGTTGAGAATG GATCCCAAAGACATTTTGGTCGTCGTGGAGCTGCCCACATAACGAAGGATGATGGCTCTGTTAATATGAGTGAGGGGAAATCTTCTAGAAGAGGTGTTAGTGGCCATAGTGCTCATGAG AAACAAGTTTGGGTGCAGAAGCCATCTTCAGGTTCTTAG
- the LOC126698576 gene encoding regulator of nonsense transcripts UPF3 isoform X1, whose amino-acid sequence MKEPSEKTKVVVRHLPPSLTHSDLSVNIDEKFSGRYNWFFFRPGKYSLKNQRYSRAYIDFKRPEDVFEFAEFFDGHIFVNEKGAQYKVLVEYAPSQKAPKSTTKKDGREGTIYKVDPDYLEFLKIIAKPAEHLPSAEIQLERKEAEQAGAAKEAPIVTPLMEYIRQKRAVESGVQGSSVGGKIRRRTGAASTSKPGSSNTKRSSEKKKYILKESAKNTTQKDKSNFIVVARREDQATTSSGKEIYDERGSVSGIPVTADSVKKKYLLLKGKDRGLSNVPEGLLQQGVTLPAGNSPSSTVPKENQRREAGGRLIRNVLLNSDARHSQSSTAVQPHQKIQILNSESGKRPPRPVNARLGPNGLVAKNETNSFGSEGDTKRTADDKFTKKDLQGLGNVSEKQEKRTRNRDRPDRGVWTPLRRSDVSHTSDENLSSSMLHPTQSQCDSVEVSRGEMKDISYGSRNAEATATMSGRNNSVENGSQRHFGRRGAAHITKDDGSVNMSEGKSSRRGVSGHSAHEKQVWVQKPSSGS is encoded by the exons ATGAAAGAGCCATCGGAGAAGACGAAGGTGGTGGTACGGCACCTCCCTCCATCGCTCACGCACTCCGATCTCTCCGTCAACATCGACGAAAAATTCTCCGGCCGCTACAACTGGTTCTTTTTCCGTCCAGGAAAATAcag ccTGAAGAATCAGAGGTATTCTCGAGCCTACATAGACTTCAAGAGGCCTGAAGATGTTTTCGAGTTTGCAGAGTTTTTTGATGGACATATTTTTGTTAATGAGAAGG GTGCTCAGTATAAGGTTTTAGTTGAATATGCTCCTTCACAGAAGGCCCCGAAGTCAACTACTAAGAAGGATGGTCGTGAAGGGACCATATATAAAG TAGATCCTGATTATCTAGAGTTCCTCAAAATTATTGCAAAGCCGGCTGAGCATCTACCTAGTGCAGAAATACAgttggaaagaaaagaagcagaGCAAGCtg GTGCTGCAAAAGAAGCTCCTATTGTTACGCCACTTATGGAATATATTCGTCAAAAACGAGCCGTTGAGAGTGGAGTCCAG GGTTCATCAGTTGGTGGCAAGATTAGGAGAAGAACTGGGGCTGCATCCACGAGCAAGCCTGGCTCATCTAATACCAAACGAAGCTCtgagaagaaaaag TATATATTGAAGGAAAGTGCCAAGAATACCACTCAAAAGGACAAGTCAAATTTCATTGTAGTGGCTAGGCGAGAGGATCAAGCAACTACTTCAAGtggaaaagaaatatatgatGAGAGAG GTTCTGTTTCTGGAATCCCTGTGACTGCTGACTCTGTAAAGAAGAAGTATCTGCTTCTAAAAGGGAAAGACCGAGGATTATCTAAC GTTCCTGAGGGTTTGTTACAACAGGGTGTAACATTGCCGGCTGGTAATTCTCCATCTTCAACTGTGCCAAAAGAGAATCAGAGGCGGGAGGCTGGTGGGAGGTTGATTAGAAACGTACTTTTAAATAGTGATGCTCGTCATAGTCAATCTTCAACAGCAGTTCAGCCTcatcagaaaattcaaatcttgaATTCAGAAAGTGGTAAGCGACCACCACGGCCAGTCAATGCACGCTTAGGGCCGAATGGTCTTGTAGCTAAAAATGAGACAAACTCCTTTGGTTCTGAAGGGGATACAAAAAGGACTGCAGATGATAAGTTTACGAAAAAGGACTTGCAAGGTTTGGGTAATGTCAGTGAGAAGCAAGAAAAACGTACAAGAAACAGGGATAGACCTGATCGTGGTGTTTGGACTCCTCTTCGCCGATCTGATGTTTCACATACGAGTGATGAGAACTTGTCATCCTCCATGTTGCATCCTACTCAATCACAATGTGATTCAGTTGAAG TTTCCCGTGGAGAAATGAAAGATATTTCTTATGGAAGTAGGAATGCAGAGGCTACAGCCACTATGAGTGGACGTAATAATTCTGTTGAGAATG GATCCCAAAGACATTTTGGTCGTCGTGGAGCTGCCCACATAACGAAGGATGATGGCTCTGTTAATATGAGTGAGGGGAAATCTTCTAGAAGAGGTGTTAGTGGCCATAGTGCTCATGAG AAACAAGTTTGGGTGCAGAAGCCATCTTCAGGTTCTTAG
- the LOC126699005 gene encoding putative methylesterase 12, chloroplastic, with translation MGNRFICMAKKDVKENGSRSKRIGRSQRKLLAEEEFLHKQALSMALHQHQLSQRFEGSMSRRIGSTSKRRNLGDESFSNGKQVPEILQNIQTKKFILINGEGFGAWCWYKTISLLEESGLLPTALDLTGSGIDLTDTNCVATLAEYSKPLIDYLQELSEDEKVILVGHSSGGACISYALEHFPQKISKAIFICATMVSNGQRPFDVFAEELGSAELFMKESKFLIHGNGKDKPPTGFMFEKEQMKGLYFNQSPTKDVALAMVSMRPTPLGPIMEKLSLSPENYGTGRRYYIQTLDDRALSPDVQEKLVRENPPEGVYKIKGSDHCPFFSKPQSLHKILVEIAQIP, from the exons ATGGGTAATCGGTTTATTTGCATGGCAAAGAAGGATGTGAAAGAAAATGGATCCAGAAGCAAAAGAATTGGCAGGTCTCAGAGGAAACTATTGGCTGAGGAGGAGTTCTTGCACAAGCAAGCTTTGTCCATGGCTCTTCATCAGCACCAGTTGTCTCAGAGGTTTGAGGGATCCATGTCAAGGAGAATCGGGTCCACCAGTAAGAGACGCAATCTTGGTGATGAATCATTCTCAAATGGAAAACAG GTGCCAGAAATCCTACAGaacattcaaacaaaaaaatttattcttataAATGGAGAAGGCTTTGGAGCATGGTGTTGGTATAAAACTATTTCTCTGCTGGAGGAATCAGGATTGCTTCCTACTGCCTTGGATCTCACGGGTTCTGGTATTGATCTGACTGATACAAATTGTGTTGCCACATTGGCAGAGTATTCAAAGCCATTGATTGATTATCTACAGGAGCTTTCCGAGGATGAAAAG GTCATTCTGGTTGGTCATAGTAGTGGTGGTGCATGTATTTCTTATGCATTGGAACATTTTCCGCAGAAGATATCAAAAGCAATTTTCATTTGCGCTACAATGGTATCTAATGGCCAGAGGCCTTTTGATGTGTTTGCTGAAGAG CTTGGTTCTGCAGAACTTTttatgaaagaatcaaagtttttAATTCATGGAAATGGAAAAGACAAACCTCCTACGGGATTCATGTTTGAGAAAGAGCAAATGAAGGGGTTATATTTCAATCAGTCCCCAACGAAG GATGTTGCATTGGCCATGGTTTCCATGAGACCCACCCCACTTGGTCCTATCATGGAGAAGCTGTCATTATCCCCTGAAAACTATGGAACAGGCCGGCGGTACTATATTCAGACTCTGGATGATCGTGCACTTTCACCAGATGTTCAAGAGAAGCTAGTGAGAGAAAACCCACCGGAAGGAGTTTACAAGATAAAAGGCAGTGACCACTGCCCATTCTTCTCAAAGCCACAATCACTGCACAAAATTTTGGTTGAAATTGCGCAAATTCCTTAA